ATGTTTTTTTTATCCCATTATTATGCTCTCGCCTACAGAGTAGTTAAGAAAAAAGAAGAAATTGAGGAAGACTTCTCAGGATAAAGATTTTAGAGATTACTCTGTATATGATAAACTAAAAAAGTCTCATAGTGGTTAGGAGGAGAAAAATGGCATATAAAAAGATACTTGTTGGTTATGATGGTTCTCAGTCCAGCAAAAAAGCCCTTGATAAAGCTATTGACCTTGCCAAAAGTTGTGGAAGTGAACTCCATATAGTTGGAGTTGTTAGACCTTTTGAATTTGCTGCTATAGATTATATTCCTCCTGAAGAAATTGAAGAATATGAAAAAGAAGAATTAACAAAAGAAGAAAAATACCTAAAGGAAGCAAAAGAAATTGCAGCACAAAGAGGCGTTGGAGCAATTACCAAAGTTCTTGAAGGAGAACCGGCAGAGGAGTTAATGGCTTATGCTGATGATAATGGCTGTGACCTAATAGTCGTAGGACACAGAGGAGTAGGTGGTTTTAAAAGAATGCTTCTTGGAACAACTGCTGGAAACC
This genomic window from Persephonella sp. IF05-L8 contains:
- a CDS encoding universal stress protein, yielding MAYKKILVGYDGSQSSKKALDKAIDLAKSCGSELHIVGVVRPFEFAAIDYIPPEEIEEYEKEELTKEEKYLKEAKEIAAQRGVGAITKVLEGEPAEELMAYADDNGCDLIVVGHRGVGGFKRMLLGTTAGNLVKYANQSVLVVK